A single Anatilimnocola floriformis DNA region contains:
- a CDS encoding sialate O-acetylesterase, translating into MFRNVMAAMFLAVLSSVAWSADKPVKVFILAGQSNMEGHGMIAADAKRNGGQGSLEFVVKEPSTAAKFGHLVDKSGKWNVRSDVWISYLERSGPLTAGFGVKPDRIGPELGFGWVIGNAFDEPVLLIKCAWGGKSLAVDFRPPSAGKIPYSQGEKQDAALAADPAMVGKYYREILRLTKETLPKVKELVPGSDGSYELVGFGWHQGWNDRINDKFNAEYESNMAHFIRDMRKDLGRPGLPFVIAESGMNGPTETHPRALSLMKAQAAVAKHPEFVGNVGFVPTQAFWRDADKSPSNQGYHWNTNAETYYLIGEGMGQAMKQLCGKQAK; encoded by the coding sequence ATGTTCCGAAACGTGATGGCTGCGATGTTTCTGGCGGTACTCTCCAGTGTTGCCTGGAGTGCTGATAAACCAGTGAAGGTCTTCATTCTCGCCGGCCAATCGAACATGGAAGGGCACGGCATGATCGCTGCCGATGCCAAACGCAACGGCGGCCAGGGAAGCCTCGAGTTCGTTGTAAAGGAGCCGAGCACGGCGGCGAAGTTTGGTCATCTCGTCGACAAGAGCGGCAAATGGAATGTGCGCTCGGACGTCTGGATTTCGTATCTCGAGCGGAGCGGGCCGCTGACCGCTGGGTTCGGCGTGAAGCCGGATCGCATTGGCCCGGAGCTTGGCTTTGGTTGGGTGATCGGCAACGCGTTCGATGAACCGGTGCTGCTCATCAAATGTGCCTGGGGCGGTAAGAGCCTGGCCGTTGATTTTCGCCCACCCAGCGCCGGCAAGATTCCGTACTCGCAAGGTGAAAAGCAGGACGCCGCCCTCGCCGCCGATCCGGCGATGGTCGGCAAATACTATCGCGAGATCCTGCGACTGACCAAAGAGACGCTGCCGAAAGTGAAGGAGCTCGTGCCGGGCTCGGATGGCAGCTACGAACTCGTCGGCTTCGGCTGGCATCAAGGTTGGAACGATCGGATCAACGACAAATTCAACGCCGAGTATGAAAGCAACATGGCCCATTTCATTCGCGACATGCGCAAGGATCTGGGCCGCCCCGGTTTACCGTTTGTAATTGCCGAAAGCGGCATGAATGGCCCGACGGAGACACATCCGCGAGCGTTGTCGCTGATGAAAGCTCAAGCCGCCGTCGCCAAACATCCTGAGTTTGTCGGCAACGTCGGCTTTGTGCCGACGCAGGCCTTCTGGCGCGATGCGGACAAGTCGCCCAGCAATCAGGGCTATCACTGGAACACCAACGCCGAAACGTATTATTTAATCGGCGAAGGGATGGGGCAGGCGATGAAGCAGCTCTGCGGCAAGCAGGCCAAATGA
- a CDS encoding phage tail tape measure protein, whose amino-acid sequence MTEIVQRMGFDASNALAAIAALDSGLNKLQQSFANLGQTIGQFNNTAKNFATAASGMASSVQTSLGNATKATQQFGTSTQQQLGAAAQAFNQNVPQAVQHTERLTTSLGLLSRIVYTQAIIRALSQLRNALQDTAKSAIDFQKQVALTTTIADGAKFDEIAVSVRKLSDEFNIPLLQATEATYNALSNQVGDFQQSLTFTAEAARFAKATNSSLKDSVDLLSAALRGFNLSVDDTDKVSSIFFATIDRGRINASELANSFGRIDTIASDLGVSLEETGGALAAISVRGTKTSEALTQLRAILSALQKPSETMEKQLAEMGFSSSELAIKTLGLSGVLKELSASTGGSAEQMAKLFPNIRGLSGATSLTSDDLGELTRNINEMTNAGREFNREKFLAATDTDAERVTAALNKLRNEMTVNLGQATLDTADKFFKFAGGAENIIATTKQVLPALAGITAGFVTLRLSITAANSQLGLLSKGLNGLALVPIAAGIGQAVGNAVESKRMEALFRDLNKLKAEDKTFLQDFQGKLASQRDAFNKTNEARVQAALQVNQKLNAAYLQDVANAKTAEEKKAAFDKFKAGTKVDEAALGKVLGRELTNPDQVSRGLIDAQKKAAELKAQIDTALSGQAGADRLRGNLDSLFQTLERLKTSRAVIGGGEGEDLRQQFAGVFAELQRLRDAGKFTEEELAKVIEARNKLGSQALAGDGFFTPKAGKFAFASTLNALDEALGTFQEIQRVQSTIGNIPELEAKLAPLQKILQAAAPAVTMSSAMQSTSTAAASLGSTLQSTQSAADSIAKSAAATAASYQAAASAAAGIGGQAPVSKAAGGLALAAGGQAPQGTDTVSAMLTPGEFVVNARSAAKFFPQFQQVNAGIAPRPMAAGSTTNLNGDINLNLHGEGDSKATAREVMAHIRRELRRGTAR is encoded by the coding sequence ATGACTGAAATCGTACAGCGGATGGGCTTCGATGCCTCGAATGCCCTGGCGGCAATTGCGGCCCTCGACAGCGGCTTGAACAAACTGCAGCAGAGCTTTGCCAATCTCGGCCAAACCATCGGGCAATTCAATAACACGGCAAAGAACTTTGCCACGGCCGCGAGCGGCATGGCTTCATCAGTGCAGACGAGTCTAGGCAATGCGACCAAAGCCACGCAGCAATTCGGCACCAGCACGCAGCAGCAATTGGGCGCGGCCGCGCAGGCGTTTAACCAGAACGTACCGCAGGCCGTGCAGCACACTGAGCGGCTTACTACGTCACTCGGCTTGCTGTCGCGCATCGTTTACACGCAGGCGATTATTCGCGCACTGTCGCAACTCCGAAACGCTCTGCAGGATACCGCGAAATCGGCAATCGATTTCCAGAAGCAAGTCGCGCTGACAACCACGATTGCGGACGGCGCGAAGTTTGACGAAATCGCCGTATCCGTTCGCAAGCTGTCGGACGAATTCAATATCCCGCTACTGCAGGCGACCGAAGCAACCTACAACGCACTCTCGAATCAAGTCGGAGATTTTCAGCAGTCGTTGACCTTTACGGCTGAGGCTGCGCGATTTGCAAAAGCAACGAATTCGAGCTTGAAAGACTCTGTCGATTTACTCTCGGCAGCGTTGCGCGGGTTCAATTTATCGGTCGATGATACCGACAAAGTCAGCAGCATTTTCTTTGCTACGATTGATCGCGGACGGATTAACGCCAGCGAGTTGGCCAACAGCTTCGGTCGTATCGATACCATCGCAAGCGACCTCGGAGTTTCTTTGGAAGAAACCGGCGGCGCACTCGCGGCAATCTCGGTTCGCGGTACGAAAACCAGCGAAGCACTAACGCAACTGCGTGCGATTCTGTCAGCGCTGCAGAAGCCTAGCGAGACGATGGAAAAACAACTCGCTGAAATGGGGTTCTCTTCCAGTGAATTGGCAATCAAGACGCTCGGCCTCTCTGGCGTGCTGAAGGAATTGTCCGCGAGCACCGGCGGCAGCGCCGAACAAATGGCGAAGTTGTTCCCGAATATCCGCGGACTATCGGGCGCTACCTCGCTGACCTCCGACGACCTTGGCGAACTGACTCGGAATATCAACGAGATGACGAACGCGGGCCGCGAGTTCAACCGAGAGAAGTTTCTCGCGGCAACGGATACCGATGCTGAGCGCGTCACGGCGGCGCTGAATAAGCTGCGGAACGAAATGACAGTGAACCTAGGGCAAGCAACCCTAGACACCGCCGATAAGTTCTTCAAGTTCGCGGGCGGTGCTGAAAACATAATCGCCACAACGAAACAGGTGCTGCCGGCCCTCGCGGGGATCACTGCCGGCTTCGTGACGCTGCGCCTGAGCATTACGGCCGCGAACTCGCAGCTAGGCCTCTTGTCGAAAGGCTTGAACGGCCTGGCGCTCGTGCCGATTGCGGCCGGAATCGGCCAGGCAGTCGGTAACGCAGTTGAAAGTAAACGCATGGAAGCGCTGTTCCGAGACTTGAACAAACTGAAGGCTGAAGACAAAACGTTTCTTCAGGACTTTCAAGGCAAGCTCGCCTCGCAGCGCGACGCATTCAATAAAACGAATGAGGCGAGGGTTCAAGCAGCGCTGCAGGTCAACCAGAAGCTGAACGCGGCCTATCTGCAGGACGTGGCGAACGCCAAGACGGCAGAAGAGAAGAAAGCAGCTTTCGACAAGTTCAAGGCGGGGACCAAGGTCGATGAAGCGGCGCTCGGGAAGGTGCTCGGCCGCGAATTGACCAACCCGGACCAAGTCAGCCGGGGGCTGATCGACGCGCAGAAGAAGGCCGCGGAACTGAAGGCGCAGATTGACACGGCGTTAAGCGGCCAGGCCGGAGCGGATCGGCTGCGCGGCAATCTGGACTCGCTATTCCAGACCTTGGAACGGCTGAAAACGTCCCGGGCGGTGATCGGCGGCGGCGAGGGCGAGGATTTGCGCCAGCAGTTCGCGGGCGTGTTTGCGGAACTGCAGCGGCTGCGCGACGCGGGGAAGTTCACTGAAGAGGAACTCGCCAAAGTCATCGAAGCGCGTAACAAGCTCGGATCGCAGGCCCTCGCGGGTGATGGGTTCTTCACTCCGAAGGCGGGCAAGTTCGCCTTTGCTTCCACGCTGAACGCCCTGGATGAGGCCCTCGGAACGTTCCAAGAGATTCAGCGAGTCCAAAGCACCATCGGCAACATTCCTGAACTGGAAGCCAAGCTCGCCCCGTTGCAGAAGATTTTGCAGGCCGCAGCGCCGGCCGTGACGATGTCTTCCGCGATGCAGTCGACAAGCACCGCGGCTGCGTCGCTCGGCAGCACCCTGCAGAGCACGCAATCGGCCGCAGATTCAATCGCGAAGTCGGCAGCTGCGACCGCGGCCTCTTATCAGGCAGCGGCCAGCGCCGCGGCCGGGATCGGCGGCCAGGCACCGGTGAGCAAAGCGGCTGGCGGGCTGGCACTCGCGGCCGGCGGCCAAGCGCCGCAGGGGACCGACACAGTCTCTGCGATGCTCACGCCGGGCGAGTTCGTTGTGAACGCGCGATCGGCGGCGAAGTTCTTCCCACAGTTTCAGCAGGTGAACGCGGGAATCGCTCCGCGCCCCATGGCGGCCGGTTCGACAACGAACCTGAACGGCGACATTAACCTGAATTTGCATGGCGAGGGCGATTCAAAAGCCACCGCCCGCGAAGTAATGGCCCACATTCGCCGGGAACTCCGGCGAGGAACAGCGCGATAA
- a CDS encoding recombinase family protein codes for MKRTTRKLIAYYRVSTAKQGASGLGLEAQRAAAAAYAQQVGGEIIAEYVEVETGKRSDRPQLRVALAHAKRAKATLVVAKLDRLARNVHFVSGLMESGVPFDCADRPGADPFRLHIEAAVAEEEARKISARTKDALQAAKARGTLLGASNPACRNLSDEARAKGAAATSANAASYYAGVLPTILERRAAGVALAAIANELNAAGRVTQRGMPYTATAVHRLAGRV; via the coding sequence ATGAAACGAACAACACGGAAACTCATCGCTTACTATCGAGTCAGCACCGCGAAACAAGGTGCTTCAGGCCTTGGGTTGGAAGCTCAGCGGGCCGCTGCTGCTGCGTACGCTCAGCAAGTAGGTGGCGAGATTATCGCCGAATATGTCGAGGTTGAAACGGGGAAACGCTCGGATCGGCCGCAGTTGCGGGTAGCCTTGGCGCACGCCAAGAGGGCCAAGGCCACGTTGGTTGTGGCGAAGCTCGACCGCCTCGCCCGTAACGTGCACTTCGTCAGCGGCCTGATGGAATCCGGTGTGCCGTTCGATTGTGCGGATCGGCCCGGGGCCGATCCTTTCCGGTTGCACATCGAAGCGGCCGTAGCGGAGGAGGAGGCCCGCAAGATCAGTGCTCGCACCAAGGACGCATTGCAGGCCGCCAAGGCCCGCGGAACGCTTTTGGGAGCCTCGAATCCAGCATGCCGTAATCTGAGCGATGAAGCCCGGGCGAAGGGCGCTGCGGCCACGTCAGCGAATGCAGCGAGCTATTACGCGGGCGTTCTGCCGACGATCTTGGAGCGGCGAGCGGCTGGGGTCGCGCTCGCGGCAATCGCGAACGAACTCAACGCTGCCGGCAGGGTCACTCAACGCGGCATGCCATACACCGCGACCGCGGTGCATCGCCTGGCCGGGCGCGTCTAA
- a CDS encoding RNA polymerase sigma factor: protein MIGRTSDKLQILTNSSFPAETNSDLRCRACSIIGPMSPVPPAAAIRNWREYQTRFARNLTVTAARTTKRPGDFMRLSAFSAEQPQRKAFATTHWSIVLRAGTSAKEGANQALADLFQKYWYPLYAFCRRQGNSDHDALDLTQGFFAQLLSSDALETVTPEKGRFRSFLLASFKNFMANQRRAAATIRRGGNIVTLSLSAAEFQTRYDREPAHEETPEVLFERSWVESLLARVKEQLSNDYELAGKRELFQLLEPHLTHQGDAIPRAEIGRRLKLSSAAIAMSIHRMRRRYGELLRIEVAATLDDASEIEAELRTLLQLIGSDSR from the coding sequence GTGATCGGCCGCACGTCGGACAAGCTGCAAATACTGACGAATTCATCATTTCCTGCCGAGACAAATAGCGATCTGCGCTGCAGGGCGTGTAGTATAATTGGGCCAATGTCTCCAGTGCCGCCTGCCGCTGCCATACGGAACTGGAGAGAGTATCAAACCCGTTTTGCTCGCAACTTAACGGTGACTGCGGCCCGCACCACAAAGCGTCCTGGGGATTTTATGAGACTGTCGGCGTTTTCCGCGGAGCAGCCGCAGCGGAAGGCATTTGCTACGACTCACTGGAGCATCGTGCTGCGCGCCGGCACTTCGGCAAAAGAAGGAGCGAACCAAGCTCTCGCTGATTTGTTCCAAAAATACTGGTATCCGCTCTACGCCTTTTGCCGGCGGCAGGGAAATTCAGACCACGATGCCCTCGATCTGACGCAGGGTTTCTTTGCTCAGTTGCTGAGCAGCGACGCGCTGGAAACGGTGACTCCAGAAAAGGGACGTTTCCGTTCGTTCTTGTTGGCCTCGTTCAAGAATTTCATGGCCAACCAACGTCGCGCTGCGGCCACGATTCGTCGGGGCGGGAACATTGTGACATTGTCCCTCTCCGCTGCCGAGTTCCAGACTCGCTACGACCGCGAACCGGCGCATGAAGAAACGCCCGAAGTTCTCTTCGAGCGCAGCTGGGTTGAATCGCTTCTGGCCCGCGTCAAGGAACAACTGTCAAACGATTATGAACTGGCCGGCAAGCGGGAACTATTTCAACTTCTTGAACCCCACTTAACCCACCAGGGTGACGCCATTCCTCGCGCCGAAATAGGCCGCCGCCTGAAGCTCAGTTCCGCCGCCATTGCCATGTCCATCCACCGCATGCGCCGCCGCTACGGCGAACTCCTGCGCATCGAAGTCGCCGCGACTCTGGACGACGCTTCCGAAATCGAGGCTGAACTACGAACGCTCCTCCAACTCATCGGCAGTGATTCCCGCTAA
- a CDS encoding protein kinase domain-containing protein yields the protein MNSSVFAACPTCGRSLSGKGQGSCAYCLLQLGLERSAVLPTSGGSSANAEFSATGQRFLQQGVLPRFGDYELEEEIARGGMGVVYRARQRSLNRTVAIKMILAGQLASPESVQRFRLEAEAAARLHHPGIVPIYEIGEHETQHFFSMKLIEGVSLAACIEEFRLPKTGAAADLREQQVCLAELVAAVARALEFAHQRGVLHRDLKPSNILIDEQGEPHLTDFGLAKLTGREASGLTLSAAVLGTPGYLAPEQAAGRMDEVTTAADVYGLGAILYELLAGRPPFVAETAMETMLLAIAGNPAPSRQHNLAVHRDLETIAQRCLEKEPSRRYATAAQVADELERFIRGEPILARPVGRVELVARWCVRNPGLSSLAAALLLAIFIGSGVAFWQWGRAERARATLSENVAHLEWNAIDTMLEHGQSSRGLAKVAALVRENPNDWKAAMFAMSVLEQRRFPVPAAPQLRHPEGGELTVARLSPAGDRIATASYDSTARLWDAATGKEVLPPLQHGGSVLWAEFSPNGKLLATCASDKTVRLWDVNTGAIVGEPTTCESTPTRIAFSPNGEHLLVVAGQAISLLETTRGQRTLGPLTHEVPISAAKFVAGGTTIFTMQRGKMPRAQTWNVTTGEMISTVDLTAVIAADLSEDQKQIACVENNGSGWIASFPDLQERRQLPASELGRLLQLKFGVTGQTLAAIGHNHWTQVIDVHSGLPTTRELAHDYLVNGVALFFNDQRLLSWSDDACAYVWDVTGNRPWCEPMRHRHRVQQAEVGTVKEQEVFLTTSSHLKSRTESTKTGSAQLWRVLGGRNPSDRLLGVDLPTGHDGHGISPDGKWIALGNTSQEVRVIDAKSGELVCAPLKVQGGPWCVMFTPNGKRLIVATSQGEVSLWSLPDGKRLFDPVKIAGVIQPADISADGRIFATGSTDHLVRVWSSETGQIIHEMRHGAETNAVAFSPDGRWLASAGEDRRVKLWNTATGKLERELIGHQNEVMAVQFSPDGQRVASASLDFTARLWDATTGAEQAVLTHQGEVIDVAFHPSGDFVATASRDRTAVIWNAHTGQPYSRALIHGQAVRNLRFSPDGEQLLTLDFRGLRLWDVHTCHPLTVHLPRIMCGGTGFQTNSGRPTFFPAGTAAIIGMDAVEAREWHFSKPPAGAPTWFPAFLEAVAGQRFTAGSEHSELVPSEAFLQLEMQLRDSTDQDFYTQWARRWLTTLPQ from the coding sequence ATGAATTCGTCAGTATTTGCAGCTTGTCCGACGTGCGGCCGATCACTGAGCGGTAAGGGACAGGGAAGCTGCGCGTATTGCCTGCTGCAACTGGGGCTGGAGCGTTCCGCTGTCCTGCCAACCTCGGGAGGAAGTTCGGCTAACGCCGAATTTTCGGCAACTGGTCAGCGGTTTCTGCAGCAAGGTGTGTTGCCGCGGTTTGGCGATTACGAACTCGAGGAAGAAATTGCCCGCGGCGGCATGGGTGTGGTGTATCGCGCTCGGCAGCGCAGTTTGAATCGTACCGTGGCCATCAAGATGATCCTGGCCGGGCAATTGGCGAGTCCCGAATCGGTGCAACGATTCCGCCTCGAAGCCGAGGCCGCCGCGCGGTTGCATCATCCGGGCATCGTACCGATCTACGAAATCGGTGAGCACGAGACGCAGCACTTCTTCAGCATGAAGTTGATTGAAGGGGTGAGCCTGGCTGCCTGCATCGAAGAATTCCGTCTGCCGAAAACTGGGGCAGCGGCCGATCTGCGCGAGCAACAAGTTTGCCTTGCGGAACTTGTGGCTGCAGTGGCGCGAGCACTGGAGTTTGCGCATCAGCGCGGCGTGCTGCATCGCGATCTCAAGCCGTCGAACATCTTGATCGATGAGCAAGGCGAACCGCACCTTACCGACTTCGGCTTGGCGAAACTCACTGGTCGCGAAGCCAGCGGCCTTACATTGTCCGCTGCAGTTTTGGGAACGCCCGGCTATCTCGCGCCGGAGCAAGCGGCCGGCCGAATGGATGAAGTGACGACGGCAGCGGATGTGTATGGTTTGGGAGCAATTCTCTATGAGTTGCTCGCCGGGCGCCCACCGTTTGTCGCCGAGACTGCCATGGAAACGATGCTGCTCGCGATCGCAGGCAATCCAGCGCCATCGCGACAACACAATCTAGCCGTGCATCGCGATTTGGAAACAATCGCGCAGCGCTGTTTGGAAAAGGAGCCCAGTCGGCGATATGCGACGGCTGCGCAAGTGGCGGATGAATTGGAACGCTTCATTCGCGGCGAGCCGATCCTGGCGCGACCCGTGGGGAGAGTGGAACTCGTCGCGCGGTGGTGTGTCCGCAACCCAGGCTTGAGTTCGCTCGCCGCAGCGCTGCTGCTAGCCATTTTCATCGGCAGCGGCGTGGCATTTTGGCAATGGGGACGCGCGGAGCGAGCCCGCGCGACGCTGAGCGAAAATGTTGCTCATCTCGAATGGAATGCGATCGACACCATGCTGGAGCATGGTCAGTCGTCCCGCGGCTTGGCCAAGGTTGCCGCGCTCGTGCGCGAGAATCCCAACGACTGGAAAGCCGCGATGTTCGCGATGTCAGTGCTGGAGCAGCGGCGTTTTCCGGTTCCTGCCGCGCCGCAGCTTCGGCATCCGGAGGGAGGAGAGTTGACGGTCGCTAGGCTCAGTCCAGCAGGCGATCGCATTGCGACCGCGAGTTACGATTCCACCGCGCGACTCTGGGATGCGGCGACGGGCAAAGAAGTGTTGCCTCCGTTGCAGCACGGCGGTTCGGTACTGTGGGCCGAATTCAGTCCGAACGGCAAGCTGCTGGCCACTTGCGCGAGTGACAAAACAGTCCGACTTTGGGATGTGAACACCGGCGCGATCGTGGGCGAACCCACAACGTGCGAGAGCACGCCGACTCGCATCGCCTTCAGCCCCAACGGAGAGCATCTGCTGGTCGTTGCTGGACAAGCGATATCGCTGCTGGAAACAACTCGCGGCCAGCGAACACTTGGTCCCTTGACGCACGAGGTCCCGATTTCCGCTGCGAAGTTTGTCGCTGGGGGAACGACGATTTTCACCATGCAGCGCGGCAAGATGCCGCGCGCGCAAACTTGGAATGTGACCACGGGAGAAATGATTTCAACCGTTGATCTGACAGCCGTGATTGCGGCCGATTTGTCGGAGGATCAAAAGCAGATTGCGTGCGTCGAAAACAATGGCAGCGGTTGGATCGCGAGTTTTCCGGATTTGCAAGAACGACGGCAGCTACCCGCTTCCGAATTGGGGCGTTTGTTGCAGTTGAAGTTCGGCGTCACTGGGCAGACGCTGGCTGCCATCGGGCACAATCATTGGACGCAAGTGATCGACGTGCATTCGGGGCTGCCCACGACGCGTGAACTCGCGCACGACTATCTGGTCAACGGCGTGGCGTTGTTTTTCAACGATCAGCGGCTGCTGAGTTGGAGCGATGACGCTTGTGCCTATGTATGGGACGTGACCGGCAACCGGCCATGGTGCGAACCGATGCGACATCGTCATCGCGTCCAGCAGGCGGAAGTAGGAACCGTCAAAGAACAAGAGGTTTTTCTCACGACGTCCTCACATCTCAAATCGCGCACGGAGAGTACGAAGACCGGTTCTGCCCAACTGTGGCGCGTGCTCGGCGGCCGAAATCCGAGCGATCGATTGTTGGGAGTAGATTTGCCGACCGGGCATGACGGACATGGAATAAGCCCCGATGGGAAGTGGATTGCGCTGGGGAATACATCGCAAGAAGTGCGCGTGATCGACGCGAAAAGTGGCGAGCTCGTTTGCGCACCACTCAAGGTCCAGGGCGGGCCGTGGTGCGTGATGTTTACTCCGAATGGCAAACGCTTGATCGTGGCCACTTCGCAGGGAGAAGTTTCGCTCTGGTCGCTGCCCGACGGTAAACGGCTGTTTGATCCCGTGAAGATCGCCGGAGTGATTCAGCCGGCGGATATTTCCGCCGATGGGCGAATCTTTGCGACGGGTTCGACCGATCATCTCGTGCGAGTTTGGAGTTCGGAAACCGGGCAGATCATCCACGAAATGCGACATGGCGCTGAAACCAATGCCGTGGCCTTTTCGCCCGATGGTCGGTGGCTCGCGAGCGCGGGTGAAGATCGCCGGGTGAAATTATGGAACACGGCGACCGGCAAACTCGAGCGCGAATTGATCGGCCATCAGAATGAAGTGATGGCCGTGCAATTCAGTCCCGACGGCCAGCGCGTGGCTTCGGCGAGTCTCGACTTCACCGCGCGATTGTGGGATGCCACGACGGGCGCCGAACAAGCGGTCCTCACGCACCAAGGCGAAGTGATTGATGTCGCCTTTCATCCCTCGGGAGACTTCGTCGCCACGGCTTCGCGCGATCGGACTGCCGTCATCTGGAACGCCCACACGGGGCAACCTTACTCGCGCGCCCTGATCCATGGCCAGGCAGTTCGCAACTTGCGTTTCAGCCCCGACGGCGAGCAGCTGCTGACGCTCGACTTCCGCGGCCTGCGGTTGTGGGACGTTCACACGTGTCATCCACTGACTGTTCATCTGCCGCGCATCATGTGCGGCGGCACCGGCTTTCAAACCAACAGCGGCCGGCCGACCTTCTTCCCCGCTGGCACGGCTGCCATCATCGGCATGGATGCAGTCGAAGCCCGCGAGTGGCACTTCTCCAAGCCCCCCGCCGGGGCCCCAACTTGGTTTCCCGCGTTCCTGGAAGCAGTCGCCGGCCAACGCTTCACAGCAGGATCGGAACACTCCGAGCTTGTCCCCTCCGAGGCCTTCCTGCAGCTCGAAATGCAGCTGCGAGACTCGACGGACCAGGATTTCTACACCCAATGGGCTCGCCGCTGGCTGACCACTCTGCCGCAGTGA
- a CDS encoding TIGR03032 family protein, translated as MTTHSLEPTPAPSLRSVHTENAPRLLEQLGISLAVTTYQANRLVLMRADEGKLNTHFREFRQPMGLALDGDRLAIGTGLEVWEYDNVRAVAERLTPAGKHDACFVPRCSHTTGHVQIHEMGWGRTAAAEPELWFVNTRFSCLCTLDRLHSFVPRWQPPFITALTPDDRCHLNGMCLVDGRPAFVTALGETDTAAGWRANKRDGGVLIEVETGEVLLRGLSMPHSPRWHNGRLWVLDSGNGGLGYVDPHTRRYERVAELPGFTRGLDFVGNLAFVGLSQVRESAVFSGIPIADRPVSERRCGVWVVDLNTGETVAYLQFEDALQEIFAVQVLHGIRYPDLVNDDLKRIADSFVLPDQALGRVPAELRSRAS; from the coding sequence TTGACCACTCATTCCCTCGAGCCGACTCCAGCTCCGTCGCTGCGGAGCGTCCATACCGAGAACGCACCGCGGCTGCTTGAGCAGCTGGGCATCTCGCTGGCCGTGACGACTTATCAGGCCAATCGCCTGGTGTTGATGCGGGCGGATGAGGGAAAGCTCAACACGCACTTTCGCGAGTTTCGTCAGCCGATGGGTTTGGCGCTCGACGGGGACCGGCTGGCCATTGGGACTGGGCTAGAGGTTTGGGAGTACGACAACGTGCGGGCGGTAGCCGAGCGTTTGACTCCGGCGGGGAAGCACGACGCTTGTTTTGTGCCGCGCTGCAGTCATACGACGGGCCATGTGCAGATTCATGAGATGGGTTGGGGACGAACTGCCGCGGCCGAGCCCGAGCTGTGGTTTGTGAACACGCGGTTCTCGTGCCTCTGCACGCTCGATCGACTCCACTCCTTCGTGCCGCGCTGGCAACCTCCTTTTATCACCGCGCTGACACCTGACGATCGTTGCCATTTGAATGGCATGTGCTTGGTCGATGGCCGACCTGCCTTTGTGACCGCACTGGGTGAGACCGACACGGCTGCCGGCTGGCGGGCGAACAAGCGCGACGGCGGCGTGCTGATTGAAGTGGAAACCGGCGAGGTCTTGCTGCGCGGTTTGTCGATGCCGCATTCGCCGCGGTGGCACAACGGCCGGCTGTGGGTGCTCGACTCGGGCAACGGTGGCTTGGGTTATGTCGATCCGCACACGCGGCGCTATGAGCGCGTCGCGGAGTTGCCGGGCTTCACGCGCGGGCTCGACTTTGTCGGCAACCTGGCATTTGTCGGTTTGTCGCAAGTCCGCGAGAGCGCGGTCTTCAGCGGCATTCCGATCGCCGATCGACCCGTGAGCGAGCGCCGCTGCGGGGTGTGGGTTGTCGATCTGAATACCGGTGAGACAGTCGCTTATTTGCAGTTCGAAGATGCACTGCAAGAGATATTCGCCGTGCAAGTGCTGCACGGCATTCGCTATCCCGACTTGGTGAATGACGACCTGAAGCGGATCGCTGATTCGTTTGTGTTGCCGGATCAAGCGCTAGGGCGAGTTCCCGCGGAACTCCGTTCACGTGCTTCGTGA